A window of the Henckelia pumila isolate YLH828 chromosome 3, ASM3356847v2, whole genome shotgun sequence genome harbors these coding sequences:
- the LOC140888473 gene encoding uncharacterized protein, translating to MKTKPIEQISQNESRMISIDETELSIFDARRYFSGSNDPKDQVEKVEQQKVLQDHTCNDFVTYNDQRVVIPPPSPVSSVDGYGGSFPGARSSSATASVSEASWNSRTGLLMMANAAKGSVSLKNISSTTFPSNDHRKIKRTFAAKKWLLDRKSNCCIGKKAVRVKEVELESENTMPDSIKTGKNIVDDDEDNNSPSHSHLQELNNLESTQETLKQRVSAKGRPFIDELRLLSFPVNVNSNSIRVKDKNMGRKSNATPLEDSPRKSLEVFRALLDLSSVLGPKNVVRDRALFDPRSPVVGVTNVDDDMWSDASSDLFEIESLSAPTSSNSMYCRRDYSVLEENPNARRFTISAHGVNVTRKVEFDMKSLDESRAASERIYLPAPSEVSIDWSVATADGLDKASVTTNISAASASEIGRADILGPRPQKQEEVGGGHGGWRKGNGLLLMGCREYKAVSVGPQPVFKRVALGQRI from the coding sequence ATGAAAACCAAACCTATCGAACAAATTTCACAAAACGAGAGCCGAATGATCTCCATTGATGAAACCGAGCTAAGCATTTTCGATGCACGCAGGTATTTCAGTGGAAGCAACGATCCGAAAGATCAGGTCGAAAAAGTCGAACAACAGAAAGTACTTCAGGATCATACGTGTAACGATTTTGTTACTTATAACGATCAAAGAGTAGTAATACCGCCGCCGTCGCCGGTTTCTTCTGTCGATGGATATGGCGGGAGTTTCCCAGGGGCGAGATCTTCCAGCGCTACAGCATCGGTATCGGAGGCGAGTTGGAATAGTCGAACCGGGTTATTGATGATGGCGAATGCCGCCAAAGGATCTGTTTCTTTGAAGAATATCAGTAGTACTACTTTTCCTTCAAATGATCATCGCaagatcaaaaggacttttGCTGCCAAGAAATGGCTTTTGGACAGAAAGAGTAACTGTTGTATTGGCAAGAAAGCTGTCCGGGTTAAGGAGGTCGAGTTGGAGTCCGAAAACACCATGCCGGATTCGATCAAAACCGGCAAGAATATTGTCGATGATGATGAAGACAATAATTCGCCTTCTCATTCTCACTTGCAAGAATTAAACAACCTCGAGTCCACTCAAGAAACACTCAAACAGCGTGTATCGGCCAAAGGAAGGCCTTTTATCGACGAATTGCGGCTTTTATCGTTCCCTGTTAATGTAAACTCCAATTCCATCCGGGTTAAGGACAAGAATATGGGTAGAAAATCGAATGCTACCCCTCTTGAAGATTCACCCCGCAAGTCTTTGGAAGTTTTCCGTGCACTTCTTGATCTGTCATCGGTCCTAGGACCGAAAAACGTCGTCCGGGATCGAGCCCTTTTCGATCCAAGAAGTCCGGTCGTGGGTGTAACGAACGTAGACGATGATATGTGGAGCGATGCAAGCTCGGACCTATTCGAGATCGAAAGCTTGTCAGCTCCAACTTCGAGTAATTCCATGTACTGCAGAAGGGATTATTCAGTATTAGAGGAAAATCCAAACGCGAGAAGATTTACGATATCGGCGCATGGTGTTAATGTCACTCGCAAGGTTGAATTCGACATGAAGAGCCTGGACGAGTCGCGTGCGGCCTCCGAGCGCATTTACCTGCCGGCGCCGAGCGAAGTTAGCATCGACTGGAGCGTGGCCACGGCCGACGGCCTGGACAAGGCCAGCGTCACCACCAATATCTCAGCCGCCTCGGCCTCAGAAATCGGCAGGGCCGATATCTTGGGGCCGCGGCCGCAGAAACAGGAGGAGGTGGGTGGCGGCCACGGCGGGTGGCGGAAGGGAAATGGGCTGCTTCTGATGGGCTGCCGTGAATATAAGGCGGTGAGCGTGGGGCCGCAGCCGGTGTTTAAACGTGTGGCGCTAGGCCAGCGGATTTAG